DNA sequence from the Tachysurus fulvidraco isolate hzauxx_2018 chromosome 1, HZAU_PFXX_2.0, whole genome shotgun sequence genome:
TTGATGTCGGGGCACAGACGAGTAAAGGCCAGAgatccctacacacacacacacaaataattattAAGAGTGCTTGTGCCATTAACTCATTactcttttattaattttagtGTTTACCTTTCTCTTCATGTCACACACCTGATCAGTAGCAGGACAAGACTTCCTCACATGGGGGTCCTCATCTAcagccttcacacacacacacacacacacacacacacacacacacacacacacacacacacacacaaacaggataAACAATAAGTAGAGTAACAACAGCACCAGACAGAGAATGTGAGTGGAATCTGGTATCGTGTTTAAGTTATTTGGTTTAAGAAACATACGAATTAGAAACAGAGTTCTTATGTAGGAGAAAACACTAActagggcagtgtgtgtgtgtgtggggggggtgtgtgtgtgtgtgtgtgtggaaacttCCTCAACTGAAGCTGCTGACTACTGTTCAGCTCCAGATCACACAGGGGTACAtttagacacagacacactctgtctgactctgtctcagtctgacacacacacacacacacacacacacacacacacacacacacacacacacacacacacacacacacacacacactgacagacagggAGGATGTGGTTATGGTGTCAGACGAAACAGCAGACAATGTTTCAGAAAAAGCCCACAGAGAAAATggagcctgacacacacacacacgcgcagacagaaacacacacacacacacaaagcagaaacATACCAGGGAAGATAGACAAAGAAACACTCAGTCAGACAATtagacatacattttatataacagacacacacacacagacaaacacgcacacagacagacacgcacacagacagacacacacacagacagacacacacacagacagacacacacacagacagacacacacacagacagacacacacacagacagacacacacacagacagacacacacacagacagacacacacacagacagacacacacacagacagacacacacacacacagacacacacacagacagacacacacacacagacacacacacacagacacacacacacagacacagacacactgtgtGTTTCCTGACATCATCCAgcagtctttaaaaaaatcagctctcatgtctctctgttctgtttttaactTCTGTTCCCACTTTCACAGAAACTTTCCTCATCttaggttctgtgtgtgtgtgtgtgtgtgtgtgtgtgcacagtgaAACCAGGCCAATGGAGTTAGTGTGAGCCGAGCACATTGTTGACTCACAACAGCAGTGTGATGAAGTCAGCCAAGTTTCCCCCAACACTGAGTCACACTCAGacagtgtgcgcgcgcgtgtgcgtgtatgtgtgtgtgtgcgcgcgcatgtgtgtgtgtttcccatcAGCGACTGGATTAAATTGTGAGGTCACAGTCAGtcatgttaatgttgtgttcatTATCAGATCATTCCAAAGACAgacaaaagagacagagaattaaacacacaaacaggtgtgtgtgtctgggggtgTCCGATGATTCTGCACTGACTCATCATTAgtgtttatcacacacacacacacacacacacacacacaaatgatagGCAGACAGATGTAcaaggacagacagagacagacacaaacagacatgcaGATAAACAACAGGTTGATTCAGCAAtactgtttatctctctctcatacacacacacacacacacacacacacacacacacaccattacggctgtaacacacaacacattctgACAGTCAGTCTAGCTGTAGAcggtttattagtgtgtgaccCTGACGTGACCAAGGAAGCGAACTGTGTCTTTGTCTACAAACCTCCcccttcactcacacacacacacacacacacacacacacacacacacacacacacacacacacacctgctgggaaaacacacacacccagaccaCCAGCTGTGAAACTGGGTCAGCTGTGGTTTATGAAAACAACTCTATAGAACAAATGTAGAGTCagacgtgcgtgtgtgtctctctctgtctctcacacacacacacacacacactcacacacacacagttgtccCTACACACCGCTCCTGACCCTAAAGAGCACCATTTCCATGACAACACACTTTACATTAGGCTCAGCGATcacgtttttaaaataaatgtagaatGTGGTGATTATAACACACTCCCGATTGAGCTGCTCCTTCAAGCAGAGCTCATTTGCAGCACAAAGAGCAGCGTGTGTGTGACAATGAGCCGTTTTTACCTGGTCCACAGGTGTGGTGTCTGATGTCAGGTGAAACTTCTCCTTCATTTGGTCAAGCACTGTGCTGAGTTTGGGCTCGTCTGCGGTGCCCTCGTAGCGACGGCTCAGGTGCAGGTAGCGCGGCCAGCGTGTGGAGTCGAAGCCCCAGTGGCAGGTGCGTTTGTCGGGGGTGCGGTGCGAGTGCATGACGAAGTTCTGGGGCGAGAACAGCAGCTGGCACTCCACACACTGCACGCACGGTGCGTCCGGACGAACGTAGAACTGTGGCACAAACACGCCGCGGCACTTCCCCAGGCACTGGTGTTCCACCTGGATGTAGACAGTAAAAAGTGAcatagtaaatatttaatacatagtAAATATTATACATCAGTGCTGTAGTCGTAAAGGACACTAATGATTTCTAACGTACCTGAAAGCCGAACTGTCCGTTAACAGATGAACCTTTTACCCCGGGCTGGGGGCGATTGTGTGTGGAGCCGGGACGGAGCAGCGCATTGCACAGCCTCTGAGCGTCGGTCAGCGTGATGAGGCCACAGGATGGGGCGTTGAAGGGAAGGATGCCGAGCACTTTGAGGACGTGCAGCTGGTCGGCGTCACAGCGAGCACAGTAAACATACAGCTCATCACACACGGCATTAATCTGCTGCAGCGTGAAGTCCCGCAGGACTGAGTTCAAAACCTGCGGCAGACACAGACGCTTCTCTCCGCCCACAACAAAGCTGGAGATTGAATCACCCTCCAGCATCGCGTGCGTCAACTCGGTTGACCTGTCGCTCGGCACCAACAGGGGCCCCGCCCCCAGGACAGAGGGAGATGGAAGGGGTGGGGCGACGGGCTGCGGTGAGctcgtgtctgtgcgtgcggaGAAAGCGGCCGGTCCCCCCAGTGAGCTCCGGCTGCTCAGCGTGAACTGAGCcagagtgtgtttgagacccGGACTCAGGTCCAAGGCTTTGTCACACTCCGAATCTTCCCGTTTCACTCTGCACGTCAGCTTCATCTCCGCCATCAAACGCTTCTTTATGGGCGCATCCTCTGGTCTGTCCCTGCACACACGCTTCCCCCCGTACTGCAGAGCGCTCATGTCTCTAACTGGCACCGTCACACTCGCCATGCCGTCTCTCTCtgtaactctctcacacacacactgtgacctGTCTGCCCACACGtgtctcacacctccacagTCTTCCTGTTGGCTTGTCTCACAGCCTCAGTGTACTGGCATGGGGACAGGGTAGAGTTCCACTTcctgttaaaacaaaacaatcagaacCGAGAGCTAAAAACGGAGTATAATAAATGTCTTAATTAAAGCCTCATGATTTCCCTGATCTTTAAATACACCTCAGTCAGCTTTATGACTGTTCTGTTACTAACACCTCTCTATAAATCACTAACATTTAACTCTCACGCTTTTCTGTCTACATTAATAACTAGTTAAACCGACACAAACACGTGGTGGCCAACagtataaatgtgaaataagcGACGTGTCTCAGGACAAACCGAGCTGTTTAAACCCTCAGCGACAGACAGATCATTAATAGAGCTGTGAAGCTGCGGCTGTGTCTCAAACGACCAACTTCTGTCTACTTAGGTGCCCTAAATCATGTCCTACTGAACAGCAGCGTCTGCGCCATACGGAGCGCGCTAGAGGCCGCCGTTTGGAACACAGCCATAATGCGCTAAACCCTGCAGGGAAacagggaaaaacacacacacacacacacacacacacacacacacacacacacacacacacacacacacacacacacacacacacaaaccccacacatatatatacacacacatacatatatacacatacccCCCCACACATatatccacatacacacactacacacacacacacgcgacaaAACGTCAATTAAAgaagtgtttaaataataacGTACTAGCGGAGAGTCTGAGGGAGAGGCTAAGCTAGGCTAGGCTAAGCTAGTTAGCTCGTTAGCACGTACGTTCTGATGATGTTATCGTCGCTCGAGAGAAAAATCCACTCAAAACGTCTCTATTTCGGTGTCACGAATGAAGAACTGCTGTTTCTGAACGTATACTACAGTAATCACGACCACACGGTTCCTGCCGAACGCTTGTTGTTGTTCCAGACAGAAGTTGTGGAGGATTTAAAAGGACTTACCTTCGTCTCCTCTCAGTCTGTCTGGGTTTCTCTCGACAGCGCCAGACGGGGAAAACCTCACTAGACTGCGTTTCCTACCCGTATTCCGCCCTTCTGCAGTACGATTGGCTGCTAGGATTGTCTGCAAAATGGGCATTAGCCAATTACAGCTCGAAGCACTGTGTAGGGGCGCGGTGTGTTTGTTGAAATATGGGTGGGATCTTAAACACAACGGATTTTTCCTTTGATCGACGCAGTGAAACAAGTTCAAGTTTCGAGCTGAtttcctccagtttcctctcaTCATGTAGTCACTTACCATAAAGCTCGTTATTGTGGATCTCACTCATAAACCTGCAGTGAAGAAGCTCTGCTGCTGTGTACATTCACAGTGAATAATAAACGTCATTGTGGGGAAAAGTGCAGAATTATTTGGGAAactttctcattattattattattattattattattattattattattattattattacagcagcTATACAGATAAAAATAGTGTGGATTCTGACCTGTAGACTTTACTGTACTTTAACGCAATCAAATGTGCTGTATTTTACATCCTGAGAGACAAAATGTCATTTCCCCTTTTACACCATGTCCAAACATTTTAGTCTGAATCCgccattttaacacacacacacacacacacacacacacacacacacacacacacacacacacacacacacacacaaatacacagagacagacacacgtgTGTGCGCCCTCTCACAGACCCTACACATGTggggtaacacacacatacacaaatacacactcacccTTTCAAACCCTATAAATGtgaagtaacacacacaaatacacatgccCCCTTACAGACCCTATAAATgtgaggtaacacacacacacacacacactccaaagtTCCAGTTTTACTCGGACTCTtagaaagcactgacactggagactctttcaCCACGTGTGTAGTGTTCATCATACACGTTGTAGGGAAGtaatggcctaatggttagagagtttgacctctaaccctaaggttgtgggttcgagtctcgggccggcaataccacgactgaggtgcccttgagcaaggcaccaaaacccccaactgctccctgggcgtatataaatggctgcccactgctccgggtgtgtgttcatggtgtgtgtgttcattgctgtgtgtccgtatgtcacgtcacgtcacatctACGTTATTCCAGAATAAACCCCATCACTCCTCAATGTACTCCTCCTGTTGAAGTTCCTCAGCAGCCATTTGTCAGGGTGTATCACCATGGTAAAGAgtcggtgtgtgttcacacacacatttgctaacgccacacacacattcacactctgaATGCTAACAAAGGGATGGGTGGGTCCCAGAATCACAGAacctcctccacacacacttttgatACATACACAATCAGACAGCTAGTCAGAGTGTATAGCACACAGTACAGCAACAccacatgtagtgtgtgtgtgtgtgtgtgtgtgtggataaagAGATGGAAATTCAATACACTCAGTTCATTAGATGACTCTCGGGAAGTCTAAATGCTCCCCTGAGAAACAGTCTGCCTcgttctcgctctctctctctaacacacacacacacacacacacacacacacacagttattgaTGCTAACTAATGAGCTACAGTTAAGTTACTCAGAAGATTATGCATCACATCAATGCTAATAATTGAAACTAAAAGTTAACATGAGGTCAATACCACACCAtcaagtttgtgttttattgcacTGTTACACTTTACTTTGTAATAGACAACACTAACAAGTGTGACATTTAcactggtggtgtgtgttttacacacactcagcttttCATGtctctcagcacacacacacgtctttaaAGTTAACACACAGTGCACAGATTCACAATGACCTCTTGACCCTGGTGTCTCCCACTGTGACCTCCTGACCCCTGCTGGTCTGTGTAGTCACATGACCTCAGCTCACAAGGGTCAAAGCTAAGGCACCATTTGTtaagtctgtagtgtgtgtgtgtgtgtgcacgcgcgagactgcttttttaaaaactgcacTGGATTTAAGCTTATGGGGTAAACAGATTGCCAATcaaaagcttattattattatcttcccAGTAACTAGTTGTAGCTTTACCCCTGACACATACaaggtttctatagtaaccctGTAAACaagtggttactatagaaaccataaggcattaatatgaacctgctctacagtcagagctgctgataGAACGAATCGACACAGACGActaatcagagtccagaactcagcagtgtgtgtaatgtgggatgtggtagctcagtggttaaggtgttcgactactgatcagaaggtcattggttcgaatcccaggtccaccaagatgccactgcagggcccctgagcaaggcccttaaccctcaattgatcaggtgtataaactgaaataagacgatgtaagtcactctggataagagtgtctgctaaatgctgtaaatgtaataagtGTGCAATAAATGTTTGATCGTCGTTATTATcccatgtgtttttatttaaaactgattttttcCATTTAACAGCTTCATCAgggaaacaaaaataataacaataataataaaaataacaggaaTAAGAACAGTGGAATTCCATTAGTGTCACATTTCATCTAAAAACAGAGGAGGTCATGACAGAgctcttgtacacacacactccctctctctctcacacacacacgtacacacgttaTGACAGAATGAGAGTAGTGTCtagcctgtagtgtgtgtaaggaaTGCATAATTAACTGTAAAAGGATGTACTTAATAACaagctgtaatgtgtgtgtgtgtgtgtgtgtgtgtgtgtgtgtatataaacatgtagtgTTTAATTTGGTCGTTAGTGTCCAAGGCTCAGCAGcaacagacagagtgagacagacaggataGATAAATTGAGGAGCAAATCTACacagtataataaaaataaattggcaAACACAATGGtagctacacacactcactcacacacacactcacacactcactcacacacactcacacacactcacagacacacacacaaagatgcaCACGGGCAGTGcactctccttacacacactcctctgctgACATCAGCAGTGGGTTGATGTACTCGAAGCCTTCAAACTCTGACTGGTCAATCTTCTTCACCACatcactgcaacacacacacacacacacacacacacacacacacacacacacacacacaaacacagattagATCAGTGACGCAGTTAGTATTAGTAGCAGTTCAGACAATGATGTAACTCTGATCCATTAGTGAGGCAGAGCAACGTGCTTCCTGTTTTCTTAAAGAAAATTACCCCatgaaggaaacacacacacacaatctcagacacacacacacacaatctcagacacacacacaatctcagacacacacacacacaatctcagacacacacacacaatatcagacacacacacacacacacacacaatatcagacacacacaatctcagacacacacatgcaatctcagacacacacacgcaatctcagacacacacacgcaatctcagacacacacacacaatctcagacacacacacacaatctcaggcacccacacacacacacaatctcagacacccacacacacacacaatctcagacacccacacacacacacaatctcagacacccacacacacacacaatctcagacacccacacacacacacacacacacaatctcagacacacacacagtctcagacacccacacacacacaatctcagacacacacacacaatctcagacacacacacacaatctcagacacacacacacacacacacaatctcagacacacacacacacacaatctcagacacacacacacaatctcagacacacacaatctcagacacacacacacacacacacaatctcagacacacaatctcagacacacatacacacacaatctcagacacacacacacacaatctcagacacacacaatctcagacacacacacacacacacacacacaatctcagacacacacacacacaatctcagacacacacacacacacaatctcagacacacacacacacaatctcagacacacacacacacacaatctcagacacacacacacacaatctcacacacacacacacacacacaatctcagacacacactcagacacacacacaatctcagacacacatacacacaatctcagacacacacacacaatctcagacacacacacacacacaatctcagacacacacacacacacacacaatctcagacacacacacacacaatctcagacacacacacacacacaaactctcacacacacacacacacaatctcagacacacacacacacacaatatctctcacacacacacacaatatctctctctcacacacacacacacacacacaatctcagacacacacacacacacacaatctcagacacacacacacacaatctcagacacacacacacacacaatctcagacacacacacacacaatctcagacacacacacacacacaatatctctcacacacacacacaatatctctctctcacacacacacacacacaatatctctctcacacacacacacacacaatatctctctcacacacacacacaatatctctcacacacacacacacacacacaatatctctcacacacacaatatctctctcacacacaatatctctctcacacacaatatctctctcacacacaatatctctctcacacacaatatctctctcacacacaatatctctcacacacacaatatctctcacacacacaatctctcacacacacacacacaatctcacacacacacaatctcacacacacacaatctcagacacacacaatctcagacacacacaatctcagacacacacacacacacacaatctcagacacacacacacacacaatctcagacacacacacacacacaatctcagacacacacacacacacacaatctcagacacacacacacacacaatctcagacacacacacacacaatctcagacacacacacacacaatctcagacacacacacacaatctcagacacacacacacaatcacacacacacacacacacacacacacaatctcagacacacacacacaatctcagacacacatacacacaatctcggacacacacacacaatctcggacacacacacacaatctcagacacacacacacaatctcagacacacacacacaatctcagacacacacacacaatctcagacacacacacacaatctcagacacacacacacaatctcagacacacacacacaatctcagacagacacacacacacaatctcagacagacacacacacacaatctcagacacacacacacacacaatctcagacacacacacacacacaatctcagacacacacacacacacacaatctcagacacacacacacacacacaatctcagacacacacacacacaatctcagacacacacacacacaatctcagacacacacacacacaatctcagacacacacacacacaatctcagacacacacacacacaatctcagacacacacacacacaatctcagacacacacacacacaatctcagacacacacacacacacacacacacacaatctcagacacacacaatctctcacacacacacacacacacaatctctcacacacacacacaatctctgacacatacacacaatctcagacacatacacacaatctcagacacatacacacaatctcagacacacacacacaatctcagacacacacacacacaatctcagacacacacacacacaatctcagacacacacacacaatctccgacacacacacacaatctccgacacacacacaatctccgacacacacacaatctccgacacacacacacaatctccgacacacacacacaatctccgacacacacacacaatctccgacacacacacacaatctccgacacacacacacaatctccgacacacacacacaatctcagacacacacacaatctcagacacacacacaatctcagacacacagacacacagacacacacacacaaaatctcagacacacacacaatctcacacacacaatctcacacacacacacacacacaatctctcacacacacacacacacacaatttctctctcacacacacacacacaatctctctcacacacacacacacacacacacaatctctcacacacacacacacacacacacacaatctcacacacacacacacacacacacacacaatctctcacacacacacacacaatctcccacacacacacacacaatctctcacacacacacacacacacacacacacacacacacacacacacacacacacacatacacacacaatctctctcacacacacacacacacaatctctctctcacacacacacacacacacacactcactcatcgTCAGGAGTCAGCTGGATCGGCTCGTTGGTGAACTGGGCATCAAAGTTGTCCAGTCCAAATTCACCAGAGATGTTGGGTTTAAATGGAGGAACCACCTGCTTCTGTTCcatctgtgacacacacacacacacacacacacacacacacacacacacacacacacacacgtacatcaCAGATGTAGCATCAGTTTTATACAATGACTCGTCTGTCTGCAGTCTACATAAATTaatcagacaaacagacagacagacagacagacagataaacaaacagacagacagatagactcACCAGTTCCCAGTCTACATTTCTGAAGAAAGGATGAGCCGTAATGTCACCAAATCCTGTCTGTGGATGACAACCCAGGCGCTCCTTAGGGtcctgagacacagacagacagacagacagacagacagacagctgaagTTATTAGCAGTCGATTCTCTGTATAATGATGGTGTAACAGTTTT
Encoded proteins:
- the skila gene encoding ski-like protein isoform X2 produces the protein MASVTVPVRDMSALQYGGKRVCRDRPEDAPIKKRLMAEMKLTCRVKREDSECDKALDLSPGLKHTLAQFTLSSRSSLGGPAAFSARTDTSSPQPVAPPLPSPSVLGAGPLLVPSDRSTELTHAMLEGDSISSFVVGGEKRLCLPQVLNSVLRDFTLQQINAVCDELYVYCARCDADQLHVLKVLGILPFNAPSCGLITLTDAQRLCNALLRPGSTHNRPQPGVKGSSVNGQFGFQVEHQCLGKCRGVFVPQFYVRPDAPCVQCVECQLLFSPQNFVMHSHRTPDKRTCHWGFDSTRWPRYLHLSRRYEGTADEPKLSTVLDQMKEKFHLTSDTTPVDQAVDEDPHVRKSCPATDQGSLAFTRLCPDIKQEVGPPSIVHPSYCLYPYDKMVAPNVSLQKNSESDGADTLGTLLKQHYSRTTHDVHATTSSVIHQQKYCCGDETCPPPSTVSMETDGKEEDDKKQLVFEMVHMYNKQQEKLNATLHTQRELETELQTVCDGDAERWRRLTVEHSALQSELEAVHTEHAQKLGRVQQEQRELEKRLEKLRHAYRQCTCQSQEEQYTNQLCDLRVRLEQAEAERQELQDELRREKDARKNLELLISQLQQQITSSANHSPQSIYLTNHSSQITDSDTCSSKTLTPASHSPQSQHTQSPATTHSGAELS
- the skila gene encoding ski-like protein isoform X1 → MASVTVPVRDMSALQYGGKRVCRDRPEDAPIKKRLMAEMKLTCRVKREDSECDKALDLSPGLKHTLAQFTLSSRSSLGGPAAFSARTDTSSPQPVAPPLPSPSVLGAGPLLVPSDRSTELTHAMLEGDSISSFVVGGEKRLCLPQVLNSVLRDFTLQQINAVCDELYVYCARCDADQLHVLKVLGILPFNAPSCGLITLTDAQRLCNALLRPGSTHNRPQPGVKGSSVNGQFGFQVEHQCLGKCRGVFVPQFYVRPDAPCVQCVECQLLFSPQNFVMHSHRTPDKRTCHWGFDSTRWPRYLHLSRRYEGTADEPKLSTVLDQMKEKFHLTSDTTPVDQAVDEDPHVRKSCPATDQVCDMKRKGSLAFTRLCPDIKQEVGPPSIVHPSYCLYPYDKMVAPNVSLQKNSESDGADTLGTLLKQHYSRTTHDVHATTSSVIHQQKYCCGDETCPPPSTVSMETDGKEEDDKKQLVFEMVHMYNKQQEKLNATLHTQRELETELQTVCDGDAERWRRLTVEHSALQSELEAVHTEHAQKLGRVQQEQRELEKRLEKLRHAYRQCTCQSQEEQYTNQLCDLRVRLEQAEAERQELQDELRREKDARKNLELLISQLQQQITSSANHSPQSIYLTNHSSQITDSDTCSSKTLTPASHSPQSQHTQSPATTHSGAELS